A single window of Vicinamibacterales bacterium DNA harbors:
- a CDS encoding SMP-30/gluconolactonase/LRE family protein yields MMPVSRRGFLAVAGAAAAGRVLSAQTAQQTSPPTVVSNPPRDFGPGATTTYFNDPDVLTADPAFNALVQPNAAIVRLWTGALWAEGPAWNAQGRYLLWSDIPTDRQFRWIEDDGRVSVFRSPSHFSNGNTFDFQGRQISCEHATRRVVRYEHDGSLTVIADAFQGKRLNSPNDAVVHRDGSVWFTDPPYGAQIYEGGATREVQRELPTNVYRVDSGGRITMVVPEEQVPDPNGLCFSPDFRRLYVASTGKGPGDKGPGGKGEVYVFDVGTDGAVSNRRLFTDCMVEGVKCGPDGIRCDVEGNVWMSSNAGRALGYSGVIVRNPEGKLLGRIRLPEVCANITFGGPRRNRLFMAASQSIYALYLATQGAGPA; encoded by the coding sequence ATGATGCCGGTCTCACGGCGTGGATTCCTGGCCGTGGCGGGGGCCGCGGCGGCCGGTCGCGTGCTGTCCGCGCAGACGGCGCAACAGACCTCGCCGCCGACCGTGGTGTCGAACCCGCCGCGCGACTTCGGGCCCGGGGCGACGACCACGTACTTCAACGATCCGGACGTGCTCACGGCAGATCCCGCGTTCAACGCGCTCGTGCAGCCGAACGCGGCGATCGTCCGCTTGTGGACGGGCGCGTTGTGGGCCGAAGGGCCCGCCTGGAATGCGCAGGGGCGCTACCTGCTGTGGAGCGACATTCCGACCGATCGGCAGTTCCGGTGGATCGAGGACGATGGGCGCGTCAGCGTCTTCAGGAGCCCGTCGCATTTCAGCAACGGCAACACTTTCGATTTTCAGGGACGCCAGATCTCCTGCGAGCACGCGACGCGGCGCGTCGTCCGCTACGAACACGACGGATCGCTGACCGTGATCGCCGACGCGTTCCAGGGCAAGCGTCTCAATTCACCGAACGATGCGGTCGTCCACAGGGACGGCAGCGTCTGGTTCACGGATCCGCCGTACGGCGCGCAGATCTACGAGGGCGGCGCCACACGCGAAGTGCAGCGCGAACTGCCGACGAACGTGTATCGCGTCGATTCCGGCGGCCGCATCACGATGGTCGTCCCTGAAGAGCAGGTGCCCGACCCCAATGGCCTGTGCTTCTCACCGGACTTCCGGCGTCTCTATGTCGCGAGCACGGGAAAGGGACCAGGCGACAAGGGTCCGGGTGGTAAAGGGGAGGTCTACGTGTTCGACGTCGGCACGGATGGCGCCGTTTCGAACCGGCGCCTGTTCACCGACTGCATGGTCGAGGGCGTGAAGTGCGGGCCCGACGGCATCCGCTGCGACGTCGAGGGCAACGTCTGGATGTCGAGCAACGCCGGACGCGCGCTCGGCTACAGCGGCGTCATCGTGCGGAACCCCGAGGGCAAGCTGCTCGGGCGGATCCGCCTGCCGGAAGTCTGCGCCAACATCACGTTCGGCGGTCCGCGCCGTAACCGCCTCTTCATGGCGGCAAGCCAGTCGATCTACGCGCTGTACCTCGCCACGCAGGGCGCCGGCCCCGCCTAG
- the ndk gene encoding nucleoside-diphosphate kinase, whose product MERTFAIIKPDAVAARYTGRILQRIEEAGFTIRAMRLVHLSQGDAEGFYAVHKERPFFASLTRFMSSGPCVVMALEAPDAIRKWRTLMGATDPAKAEANTLRKEFGTSIETNATHGSDAPETAAFELGYFFRGMELQ is encoded by the coding sequence ATGGAACGCACATTTGCCATCATCAAGCCGGACGCCGTCGCGGCACGCTACACCGGCCGGATCCTCCAGCGCATCGAGGAGGCCGGATTCACCATTCGTGCCATGCGCCTCGTCCATTTGTCGCAGGGAGACGCGGAAGGGTTCTACGCCGTCCACAAGGAACGCCCGTTCTTCGCCAGCCTGACGAGGTTCATGTCGTCGGGCCCCTGCGTGGTGATGGCGCTGGAGGCGCCGGACGCGATCAGGAAGTGGCGCACGCTGATGGGGGCCACCGACCCCGCCAAGGCCGAGGCCAATACTCTCCGCAAAGAGTTCGGCACGTCGATCGAGACCAACGCCACGCACGGTTCGGACGCCCCCGAGACGGCCGCGTTCGAGCTCGGCTACTTCTTCCGCGGCATGGAGCTTCAGTAG